One Perca flavescens isolate YP-PL-M2 chromosome 9, PFLA_1.0, whole genome shotgun sequence genomic window carries:
- the srd5a3 gene encoding polyprenal reductase isoform X2, translating into MRSDNITRGDTRTQIKDLIRYGKTKQNLRRDDWLRAFDVPKSWFWHFYAISVVWNGLLLAFYLISIFQHQSYPLLLTGVLDFLTGVPSTDSQVPQLSTLLVQLLLCVHSLRRLMECLFVSVFSDGAMHLVQYVFAVCYYIVMGLTVLCSDRLGKGTGTLLSQLDWFHVAGSALFIGASLMQHQSTVLLARLRTGKSGRVETLAHRVPEGGWFELVSCPHYLAELLIYVSLSLVFGGLSLTWWLVVLYVLFNQALAAQLCHELYISKYESYPRHRKAFIPFVL; encoded by the exons ATGAGGTCGGACAACATCACGCGCGGTGACACCAGGACGCAGATCAAA GATCTTATTCGGTAcggaaaaaccaaacaaaacctCAGAAGAGACGACTGGCTGCGGGCATTTGACGTCCCAAAAAG CTGGTTCTGGCATTTCTATGCCATCTCTGTTGTTTGGAATGGTCTTCTCCTGGCCTTCTACCTGATCTCCATATTCCAGCATCAGTCATACCCGTTATTGCTGACTGGGGTATTAGACTTTTTGACAGGTGTTCCCAGCACTGACAGTCAAG TCCCACAGCTGTCTACTCTGCTGgtgcagctgctgctctgcGTCCACTCCCTCCGGAGGCTGATGGAGTGCCTGTTTGTCAGTGTCTTCTCTGATGGAGCCATGCATTTGGTGCAGTATGTGTTCGCCGTGTGCTATTACATCGTAATGGGGCTGACGGTGCTCTGTTCGGATCGTCTGGGAAAAG GGACTGGAACCCTCCTCTCTCAGCTGGACTGGTTTCACGTGGCTGGAAGCGCACTTTTCATTGGAGCGTCACTGATGCAGCATCAATCCACTGTCCTGCTGGCCAGGCTTCGCACAGGAAAGTCAG GGAGAGTGGAAACGCTGGCTCACAGAGTGCCAGAGGGAGGCTGGTTCGAGCTGGTGTCATGCCCACATTACCTCGCAGAGCTACTGATCTACGTCTCGCTGAGCTTGGTTTTCGGAGGCTTGTCTCTTACCTGGTGGCTTGTTGTTCTTTATGTGCTGTTCAACCAGGCATTAGCAGCGCAGCTTTGTCATGAACTTTATATTAGCAAATATGAGTCATATCCGAGGCATAGAAAAGCATTTATACCTTTTGTGCTGTGA
- the srd5a3 gene encoding polyprenal reductase isoform X1 — protein MSTNLKMTWGSVSYTLSLADVLWSFLALFFLLAFCAHKISLHLPRKYETCRLYMLFQDLIRYGKTKQNLRRDDWLRAFDVPKSWFWHFYAISVVWNGLLLAFYLISIFQHQSYPLLLTGVLDFLTGVPSTDSQVPQLSTLLVQLLLCVHSLRRLMECLFVSVFSDGAMHLVQYVFAVCYYIVMGLTVLCSDRLGKGTGTLLSQLDWFHVAGSALFIGASLMQHQSTVLLARLRTGKSGRVETLAHRVPEGGWFELVSCPHYLAELLIYVSLSLVFGGLSLTWWLVVLYVLFNQALAAQLCHELYISKYESYPRHRKAFIPFVL, from the exons ATGTCCACAAACTTGAAAATGACTTGGGGCTCGGTTAGCTACACTTTGAGCCTTGCTGATGTTTTATGGTCTTTTCTGGCTTTATTTTTCCTTCTGGCTTTCTGTGCTCACAAAATCTCATTGCACCTGCCGAGAAAATATGAAACATGTCGTCTTTACATGTTATTTCAGGATCTTATTCGGTAcggaaaaaccaaacaaaacctCAGAAGAGACGACTGGCTGCGGGCATTTGACGTCCCAAAAAG CTGGTTCTGGCATTTCTATGCCATCTCTGTTGTTTGGAATGGTCTTCTCCTGGCCTTCTACCTGATCTCCATATTCCAGCATCAGTCATACCCGTTATTGCTGACTGGGGTATTAGACTTTTTGACAGGTGTTCCCAGCACTGACAGTCAAG TCCCACAGCTGTCTACTCTGCTGgtgcagctgctgctctgcGTCCACTCCCTCCGGAGGCTGATGGAGTGCCTGTTTGTCAGTGTCTTCTCTGATGGAGCCATGCATTTGGTGCAGTATGTGTTCGCCGTGTGCTATTACATCGTAATGGGGCTGACGGTGCTCTGTTCGGATCGTCTGGGAAAAG GGACTGGAACCCTCCTCTCTCAGCTGGACTGGTTTCACGTGGCTGGAAGCGCACTTTTCATTGGAGCGTCACTGATGCAGCATCAATCCACTGTCCTGCTGGCCAGGCTTCGCACAGGAAAGTCAG GGAGAGTGGAAACGCTGGCTCACAGAGTGCCAGAGGGAGGCTGGTTCGAGCTGGTGTCATGCCCACATTACCTCGCAGAGCTACTGATCTACGTCTCGCTGAGCTTGGTTTTCGGAGGCTTGTCTCTTACCTGGTGGCTTGTTGTTCTTTATGTGCTGTTCAACCAGGCATTAGCAGCGCAGCTTTGTCATGAACTTTATATTAGCAAATATGAGTCATATCCGAGGCATAGAAAAGCATTTATACCTTTTGTGCTGTGA
- the tmem165 gene encoding putative divalent cation/proton antiporter TMEM165, with protein sequence MALMVGGGDRRADRNQVMSFCFLLSAVLLLSLGVGAVPEENPPVQEQPPQEKAASPHPIGPAVSEDVPKEGNTGFIHAFVASFSVIIVSELGDKTFFIAAIMAMRYNRLTVLTGAMLSLGVMTCLSVLFGYATTVIPRIYTYYVSTALFAIFGIRMLREGLRMSADEGQEELEEVQAEIKKKDEELQRSKLVNGAPDVEAGSGAAMPQGKWHSFISPIFLQALTLTFLAEWGDRSQLTTIILAARENPFGVAVGGTIGHCLCTGLAVIGGRMIAQKISVRTVTIVGGIVFLAFALSALFIKPDAGL encoded by the exons ATGGCTCTCATGGTCGGCGGAGGAGACCGACGGGCTGATAGAAATCAGGTGATGtccttctgctttctgctcTCCGCCGTGTTATTGCTGTCGCTCGGAGTTGGTGCCGTTCCCGAGGAGAACCCGCCGGTCCAAGAGCAACCCCCACAAGAG AAAGCAGCAAGTCCCCATCCAATAGGCCCAGCAGTTTCTGAAGATGTCCCCAAAGAAGGAAACACGGGTTTCATCCATGCCTTTGTGGCCTCTTTCTCTGTCATCATTGTCTCTGAGCTGGGAGACAAGACATTTTTCATTGCAGCCATCATGGCCATGCGTTACAACCGCCTCACTGTGCTGACAGGTGCCATGCTGTCCTTGGGAGTGATGACTTGTCTTTCTG TGCTGTTTGGCTATGCCACCACCGTCATCCCTAGAATCTACACTTACTATGTGTCCACCGCTCTGTTTGCCATCTTTGGTATACGCATGCTGCGAGAGGGGCTGAGGATGAGTGCCGATGAAGgccaggaggagctggaggaggtgCAGGCAGAGATCAAGAAGAAGGATGAAGAG CTCCAGCGGTCCAAGCTGGTTAATGGGGCTCCAGATGTGGAGGCTGGATCAGGGGCCGCCATGCCTCAGGGAAAGTGGCACAGCTTCATCTCCCCCATCTTCCTCCAGGCCCTCACCCTCACCTTCCTGGCAGAGTGGGGGGACCGCTCGCAGCTGACCACCATTATTCTAGCTGCACGGGAG AATCCATTTGGAGTTGCAGTGGGTGGTACAATTGGACACTGTTTGTGTACAGGACTGGCTGTGATAGGGGGGAGAATGATCGCCCAGAAAATATCTGTCAGGACAG TTACAATCGTCGGAGGGATTGTTTTTCTGGCGTTCGCCCTCTCGGCCCTGTTCATCAAGCCAGACGCTGGATTGTAA